A window from Citrus sinensis cultivar Valencia sweet orange chromosome 5, DVS_A1.0, whole genome shotgun sequence encodes these proteins:
- the LOC102606729 gene encoding uncharacterized protein LOC102606729 isoform X2 produces the protein MPRKKRLTKEEISENWCYVCKDGGKLRLCDHLRCPKVYHSECVDKDESFLVAETKWTCNWHFCHVCGKASKFYCLCCPSAVCKTCLYDAQFAVVKRNKGFCNSCLELAWLIETNKDVKSVGCNIDVNHPKTTDYFFNGYWQTIKQKEGLTSKNVILAYDLSKKGEMHKRASNAFESDEGEEDIDGFEDESLFNVSDFSDSIDTEECKLQPHRWNNKRKRSTGKMSRKKEKASVKKLVQLQNPVDKATEIAGKGGLSKCIDSLPQLQMPSEQPELLLEVLLELGNAQDVEPACKDFSRKNQQEHSDGLRESHPPCSSKGNAASCQVPLERPQHEVTIVIADSQEKPHKTSDKPQLLHRVPFIFTEAQGVEPDCKNCTSTNEQEHDDGLQESSPGGTSEANGTSCRMQPEQQEQEVPVVIADSQEQTLIPLQQPQLFHEIRGVITDTQDVGPVCKDWTSTNEEDRDNGLVEASPARNSEGNGTSAHFPSKETQHEGTEDHIVTADAQGARSAVKEFKRADKHNHNDGLTESNQSSYEGNETSCFVPSEQPRYEVPSVTVNRQGAKPIGKEPKRGDDHNHIDCLRESPRRMSAGNGMACHMNYSLDVAGSSSPLSAAASQSHQEAVPMVTIHVKDEGTKDFDPLSVQQAFFANLQSMLYESLEDPPGSSQQPPHTPEQNEALDCLQQCCSMSFEQLMNHDLKHCFLSSINSLLISGYFPESMLGMVTSLQLKFLSNTSLYSRCLENVRMADEENERTKSLMKELAEKNLRFHQINHAMEVTLDMIDKLKKQLREKGEFKDSLREESTLIYQSSLAPHEALCQSIRSSKILGKCKESSRQHMKEIDDSWTKFQIESSKLLERFR, from the exons ATGCCAAGAAAAAAGAGGTTGACCAAGGAAGAAATTTCCGAGAATTGGTGTTATGTTTGCAAGGATGGAGGCAAGCTCAGGCTCTGCGACCACTT GAGGTGTCCAAAAGTTTATCATTCAGAGTGTGTTGACAAAGATGAATCTTTTCTGGTAGCTGAAACTAAGTGGACTTGCA ATTGGCATTTTTGCCATGTTTGCGGAAAAGCCTCAAAGTTTTATTGCCTTTGCTGCCCATCTGCAGTATGTAAAACCTGCCTGTATGATGCTCAGTTTGCAGTGGTTAAACGAAACAAAGGATTTTGTAATTCCTGTTTAGAGCTTGCTTGGCTTATAGAAACAAACAAGGATGTCAAATCCGTTGGG TGCAACATAGACGTGAATCATCCAAAAACAACAGATTACTTCTTTAATGGGTATTGGCagacaataaaacaaaaagaaggcTTAACTTCAAAAAATGTTATCTTAGCATATGACCTGTCGAAGAAGGGTGAGATGCATAAGCGAGCTTCTAATGCATTTGAATCTGACGAAGGTGAAGAAGACATTGATGGATTTGAAGACGAAAGTCTATTTAATGTATCTGATTTTAGTGATTCAATTGATACAGAAGAATGCAAACTGCAGCCACATCGTTGGAATAATAAAAGGAAGAGATCCACTGGAAAGATGTccaggaagaaagaaaag GCCAGTGTCAAAAAGCTTGTTCAATTGCAGAATCCTGTTGATAAGGCAACTGAGATAGCGGGGAAAGGAGG GCTCTCCAAATGCATCGATAGCCTGCCACAACTTCAGATGCCATCAGAGCAGCCAGAGTTATTACTTGAGGTTCTGTTAGAACTTGGAAATGCACAAGATGTTGAACCTGCTTGCAAGGACTTCTCAAGGAAGAACCAACAAGAACATAGCGATGGCTTGCGAGAATCACACCCACCATGCAGTTCTAAAGGCAATGCAGCTTCTTGCCAGGTGCCATTGGAACGACCACAGCATGAGGTTACTATAGTGATTGCAGACTCACAAGAGAAGCCACACAAGACATCAGATAAGCCACAGTTATTACACAGGGTTCCATTCATATTTACAGAAGCTCAAGGTGTTGAACCTGATTGCAAGAACTGTACAAGTACGAACGAACAAGAGCATGATGATGGCTTACAAGAATCATCTCCTGGAGGAACTTCTGAAGCCAATGGAACTTCTTGCCGCATGCAACCAGAACAACAAGAACAAGAGGTTCCTGTGGTTATTGCCGATTCACAGGAGCAGACACTGATACCATTACAGCAGCCACAGTTATTTCACGAGATTAGAGGGGTAATTACTGATACGCAAGATGTTGGTCCTGTTTGCAAGGACTGGACAAGTACAAACGAAGAAGATCGTGATAATGGCTTGGTAGAAGCATCCCCAGCAAGAAATTCTGAAGGCAATGGAACCTCCGCCCACTTTCCTTCCAAAGAAACACAACACGAGGGTACCGAGGATCACATAGTGACTGCAGACGCACAAGGCGCAAGATCAGCTGTAAAGGAATTTAAGAGAGCAGATAAACACAATCATAATGATGGCTTGACAGAATCAAACCAGAGTTCTTATGAAGGAAATGAAACTTCTTGCTTTGTCCCATCAGAACAACCACGGTATGAGGTTCCTTCAGTAACTGTAAACAGACAAGGTGCCAAACCTATCGGCAAGGAACCTAAGAGAGGAGATGATCACAATCATATTGATTGTTTGAGAGAATCCCCTAGAAGAATGTCTGCAGGCAATGGAATGGCTTGCCACATGAATTATTCACTTGATGTTGCAG GTTCGTCATCACCACTCTCAGCTGCTGCGTCTCAGTCTCATCAAGAAGCTGTGCCAATGGTAACAATACATGTTAAGGATGAGGGGACAAAAGACTTTGACCCCTTAAGTGTGCAGCAAGCTTTCTTCGCGAATCTTCAGTCTATGCTTTATGAGTCGCTTGAGGACCCTCCAGGTTCTTCTCAACAGCCACCACACACTCCTGAACAAAACGAGGCTTTGGATTGCTTACAACAGTGCTGTTCCATGAGCTTTGAGCAGCTCATGAATCATGATCTCAAGCATTGCTTTCTTTCCTCCATAAACTCCTTGCTGATATCCGGATACTTCCCTGAAAGCATGCTCGGCATGGTCACTAGTTTACAGTTGAAGTTTCTAAGCAACACAAGCCTATATTCTCGCTGCCTCGAGAATGTCAGGATGGCGGATGAGGAAAATGAACGTACTAAGTCCTTGATGAAAGAATTAGCGGAAAAGAATCTACGCTTTCATCAGATTAATCATGCCATGGAGGTTACACTTGACATGATTGATAAGCTGAAAAAACAGTTAAGAGAGAAAGGGGAATTTAAAGATAGTTTAAGGGAAGAATCCACACTTATTTATCAATCATCATTAGCACCCCACGAGGCCCTTTGTCAATCAATTCGAAGCTCTAAGATACTGGGGAAATGTAAGGAAAGCAGCCGGCAACACATGAAAGAAATTGATGACTCCTGGACCAAGTTTCAAATTGAAAGCTCAAAGCTTCTTGAAAGGTTTCGTTAA
- the LOC102606729 gene encoding uncharacterized protein LOC102606729 isoform X1 — MPRKKRLTKEEISENWCYVCKDGGKLRLCDHLRCPKVYHSECVDKDESFLVAETKWTCNWHFCHVCGKASKFYCLCCPSAVCKTCLYDAQFAVVKRNKGFCNSCLELAWLIETNKDVKSVGCNIDVNHPKTTDYFFNGYWQTIKQKEGLTSKNVILAYDLSKKGEMHKRASNAFESDEGEEDIDGFEDESLFNVSDFSDSIDTEECKLQPHRWNNKRKRSTGKMSRKKEKASVKKLVQLQNPVDKATEIAGKGGLSKCIDSLPQLQMPSEQPELLLEVLLELGNAQDVEPACKDFSRKNQQEHSDGLRESHPPCSSKGNAASCQVPLERPQHEVTIVIADSQEKPHKTSDKPQLLHRVPFIFTEAQGVEPDCKNCTSTNEQEHDDGLQESSPGGTSEANGTSCRMQPEQQEQEVPVVIADSQEQTLIPLQQPQLFHEIRGVITDTQDVGPVCKDWTSTNEEDRDNGLVEASPARNSEGNGTSAHFPSKETQHEGTEDHIVTADAQGARSAVKEFKRADKHNHNDGLTESNQSSYEGNETSCFVPSEQPRYEVPSVTVNRQGAKPIGKEPKRGDDHNHIDCLRESPRRMSAGNGMACHMNYSLDVAGMPGSSSPLSAAASQSHQEAVPMVTIHVKDEGTKDFDPLSVQQAFFANLQSMLYESLEDPPGSSQQPPHTPEQNEALDCLQQCCSMSFEQLMNHDLKHCFLSSINSLLISGYFPESMLGMVTSLQLKFLSNTSLYSRCLENVRMADEENERTKSLMKELAEKNLRFHQINHAMEVTLDMIDKLKKQLREKGEFKDSLREESTLIYQSSLAPHEALCQSIRSSKILGKCKESSRQHMKEIDDSWTKFQIESSKLLERFR; from the exons ATGCCAAGAAAAAAGAGGTTGACCAAGGAAGAAATTTCCGAGAATTGGTGTTATGTTTGCAAGGATGGAGGCAAGCTCAGGCTCTGCGACCACTT GAGGTGTCCAAAAGTTTATCATTCAGAGTGTGTTGACAAAGATGAATCTTTTCTGGTAGCTGAAACTAAGTGGACTTGCA ATTGGCATTTTTGCCATGTTTGCGGAAAAGCCTCAAAGTTTTATTGCCTTTGCTGCCCATCTGCAGTATGTAAAACCTGCCTGTATGATGCTCAGTTTGCAGTGGTTAAACGAAACAAAGGATTTTGTAATTCCTGTTTAGAGCTTGCTTGGCTTATAGAAACAAACAAGGATGTCAAATCCGTTGGG TGCAACATAGACGTGAATCATCCAAAAACAACAGATTACTTCTTTAATGGGTATTGGCagacaataaaacaaaaagaaggcTTAACTTCAAAAAATGTTATCTTAGCATATGACCTGTCGAAGAAGGGTGAGATGCATAAGCGAGCTTCTAATGCATTTGAATCTGACGAAGGTGAAGAAGACATTGATGGATTTGAAGACGAAAGTCTATTTAATGTATCTGATTTTAGTGATTCAATTGATACAGAAGAATGCAAACTGCAGCCACATCGTTGGAATAATAAAAGGAAGAGATCCACTGGAAAGATGTccaggaagaaagaaaag GCCAGTGTCAAAAAGCTTGTTCAATTGCAGAATCCTGTTGATAAGGCAACTGAGATAGCGGGGAAAGGAGG GCTCTCCAAATGCATCGATAGCCTGCCACAACTTCAGATGCCATCAGAGCAGCCAGAGTTATTACTTGAGGTTCTGTTAGAACTTGGAAATGCACAAGATGTTGAACCTGCTTGCAAGGACTTCTCAAGGAAGAACCAACAAGAACATAGCGATGGCTTGCGAGAATCACACCCACCATGCAGTTCTAAAGGCAATGCAGCTTCTTGCCAGGTGCCATTGGAACGACCACAGCATGAGGTTACTATAGTGATTGCAGACTCACAAGAGAAGCCACACAAGACATCAGATAAGCCACAGTTATTACACAGGGTTCCATTCATATTTACAGAAGCTCAAGGTGTTGAACCTGATTGCAAGAACTGTACAAGTACGAACGAACAAGAGCATGATGATGGCTTACAAGAATCATCTCCTGGAGGAACTTCTGAAGCCAATGGAACTTCTTGCCGCATGCAACCAGAACAACAAGAACAAGAGGTTCCTGTGGTTATTGCCGATTCACAGGAGCAGACACTGATACCATTACAGCAGCCACAGTTATTTCACGAGATTAGAGGGGTAATTACTGATACGCAAGATGTTGGTCCTGTTTGCAAGGACTGGACAAGTACAAACGAAGAAGATCGTGATAATGGCTTGGTAGAAGCATCCCCAGCAAGAAATTCTGAAGGCAATGGAACCTCCGCCCACTTTCCTTCCAAAGAAACACAACACGAGGGTACCGAGGATCACATAGTGACTGCAGACGCACAAGGCGCAAGATCAGCTGTAAAGGAATTTAAGAGAGCAGATAAACACAATCATAATGATGGCTTGACAGAATCAAACCAGAGTTCTTATGAAGGAAATGAAACTTCTTGCTTTGTCCCATCAGAACAACCACGGTATGAGGTTCCTTCAGTAACTGTAAACAGACAAGGTGCCAAACCTATCGGCAAGGAACCTAAGAGAGGAGATGATCACAATCATATTGATTGTTTGAGAGAATCCCCTAGAAGAATGTCTGCAGGCAATGGAATGGCTTGCCACATGAATTATTCACTTGATGTTGCAGGCATGCCAG GTTCGTCATCACCACTCTCAGCTGCTGCGTCTCAGTCTCATCAAGAAGCTGTGCCAATGGTAACAATACATGTTAAGGATGAGGGGACAAAAGACTTTGACCCCTTAAGTGTGCAGCAAGCTTTCTTCGCGAATCTTCAGTCTATGCTTTATGAGTCGCTTGAGGACCCTCCAGGTTCTTCTCAACAGCCACCACACACTCCTGAACAAAACGAGGCTTTGGATTGCTTACAACAGTGCTGTTCCATGAGCTTTGAGCAGCTCATGAATCATGATCTCAAGCATTGCTTTCTTTCCTCCATAAACTCCTTGCTGATATCCGGATACTTCCCTGAAAGCATGCTCGGCATGGTCACTAGTTTACAGTTGAAGTTTCTAAGCAACACAAGCCTATATTCTCGCTGCCTCGAGAATGTCAGGATGGCGGATGAGGAAAATGAACGTACTAAGTCCTTGATGAAAGAATTAGCGGAAAAGAATCTACGCTTTCATCAGATTAATCATGCCATGGAGGTTACACTTGACATGATTGATAAGCTGAAAAAACAGTTAAGAGAGAAAGGGGAATTTAAAGATAGTTTAAGGGAAGAATCCACACTTATTTATCAATCATCATTAGCACCCCACGAGGCCCTTTGTCAATCAATTCGAAGCTCTAAGATACTGGGGAAATGTAAGGAAAGCAGCCGGCAACACATGAAAGAAATTGATGACTCCTGGACCAAGTTTCAAATTGAAAGCTCAAAGCTTCTTGAAAGGTTTCGTTAA
- the LOC102631327 gene encoding uncharacterized protein LOC102631327: MARSKRLKKEEISEIWCFKCKHGGELRLCDNTRCLKVYHPECVDKDESFLAAKTKWICNWHFCGVCGKASKFYCFCCPSAVCKTCLYDIQFALVKENKGFCNSCLELAWLIETKKDVNYDGFDRSDAGERNRFYFKGYWQKIKEKESLTPENVISAYYLLKKGEMHKLVSNTVASYEEEHNLLLCWNKKRKRSNRKTSGKKEKANVKEPVSIQNCVGKATEIQGNRGFSKCIDSLPLLLMLSEQPQLLHEGPVVLGDAQDVEAACKDFTRTKQQEHSGGLPKSYPGSTCEGNAASCNMPLEHVESVSEESSLARTSKHNGVSSYMPSERPLLSNEVSEVIATAQPVQRASEDFARAKEQVSFPELSVSRASEGNVIPCDMLPDFSVAPPSQPSTAAFQSELPEASAPPSQPATTVCKPEQKAIMIDLLDERDVKEEREEINLLREKYAFFEDLQSLLDQSLEDLSGPSEQPPVTDTLSPDQIMEVNRCLHKFCLMNFAQLTNHAERDQFFSSLDLLLKHGFIPRHMLDMVTDLHLKFSSNTFLYSECLESVKSCDEERERALSIKQELADNYRLYSEIESKKRGADDWFKELRNQLRDARNLRNGLDEQCKSLKASLETSKGALHQYMQSSKTLAMSKQTGQQLMKDIDESWNSSKTEILNLLLGISP; encoded by the exons ATGGCGAGAAGCAAGAGGTTGAAGAAGGAAGAAATTTCAGAGATTTGGTGTTTTAAATGCAAGCATGGAGGTGAGCTCAGGCTCTGTGACAACAC GAGATGTCTGAAAGTTTATCATCCTGAGTGTGTAGACAAAGATGAATCTTTTCTCGCAGCTAAAACTAAGTGGATCTGCA ATTGGCATTTCTGCGGTGTTTGCGGAAAGGCCTCAAagttttattgcttttgttGCCCATCTGCAGTATGCAAAACCTGCCTGTATGATATTCAATTTGCActggtaaaagaaaataagggaTTTTGTAATTCCTGTTTAGAGCTTGCTTGGCTTATAGAAACAAAGAAGGATGTCAACTACGATGGG TTCGACCGGAGTGACGCAGGGGAAAGAAACAGGTTCTACTTTAAGGGGTATTGGcagaaaataaaggaaaaagaaagctTGACTCCAGAAAATGTTATTTCAGCATATTACCTGCTGAAGAAGGGTGAAATGCATAAGCTTGTCTCTAACACAGTTGCATCTTATGAAG AAGAACACAACCTGTTACTTTGTTGGAATAAGAAAAGGAAGAGATCCAACAGAAAGACATCtgggaagaaagaaaag GCCAATGTCAAAGAGCCAGTTTCAATACAGAACTGCGTTGGTAAGGCAACAGAGATACAAGGGAACAGAGGAT TCTCCAAATGCATAGATAGCCTGCCACTACTTCTGATGTTGTCAGAGCAGCCACAGTTATTACATGAGGGTCCGGTGGTACTTGGAGATGCACAAGATGTTGAAGCTGCATGCAAGGACTTTACAAGAACAAAACAACAAGAACACAGTGGTGGCTTGCCGAAATCATACCCAGGAAGCACTTGTGAAGGCAATGCAGCTTCATGTAACATGCCATTGGAACATGTGGAATCTGTATCTGAGGAATCATCACTTGCAAGGACTTCTAAACACAATGGAGTTTCTTCCTACATGCCATCAGAACGACCACTGTTATCAAATGAGGTTTCAGAAGTAATTGCAACTGCACAACCTGTGCAACGTGCATCTGAGGACTTTGCGAGAGCAAAAGAACAAGTTAGCTTTCCTGAATTATCCGTTAGTAGAGCTTCTGAAGGAAATGTAATTCCTTGTGATATGCTACCTGATTTTTCAG TAGCTCCACCATCACAACCGTCAACTGCTGCCTTTCAGTCCGAGCTCCCTGAAGCATCAGCTCCACCATCTCAACCTGCAACTACTGTCTGCAAGCCTGAGCAAAAAGCAATAATGATTGACCTCTTAGATGAAAGAGATgttaaagaagagagagaggagaTCAACCTCTTACGCGAAAAATATGCCTTCTTTGAAGATCTTCAATCTCTGCTTGACCAGTCCCTTGAAGACCTTTCAGGGCCTTCAGAGCAGCCACCAGTCACAGACACATTGAGTCCTGATCAAATTATGGAGGTGAATCGTTGCTTGCATAAGTTCTGTTTGATGAATTTTGCTCAGCTAACAAATCATGCGGAAAGGGATCAGTTTTTTTCCTCTCTGGATTTGTTGCTGAAACACGGATTCATCCCTAGGCACATGCTCGACATGGTAACTGATttacatttgaaattttcGAGCAACACATTTTTATATTCTGAGTGTCTGGAGAGTGTTAAGAGCTGCGACGAGGAAAGAGAACGTGCTTTGTCCATAAAGCAAGAATTGGCAGACAATTATCGACTCTACAGTGAGattgaaagtaaaaaaagaGGTGCAGATGACTGGTTTAAGGAGTTGAGAAATCAGTTGAGAGATGCAAGGAACTTAAGAAACGGACTTGATGAACAATGCAAGAGTCTAAAGGCATCATTAGAAACATCCAAAGGTGCCCTTCATCAGTACATGCAAAGTTCCAAGACCTTGGCGATGAGCAAACAAACAGGGCAGCAACTCATGAAAGATATTGACGAATCCTGGAACAGCTCCAAAACTGAAATCTTGAATCTTTTGCTTGGCATCTCTCCTTAA
- the LOC102606729 gene encoding uncharacterized protein LOC102606729 isoform X3 — MPRKKRLTKEEISENWCYVCKDGGKLRLCDHLRCPKVYHSECVDKDESFLVAETKWTCNWHFCHVCGKASKFYCLCCPSAVCKTCLYDAQFAVVKRNKGFCNSCLELAWLIETNKDVKSVGCNIDVNHPKTTDYFFNGYWQTIKQKEGLTSKNVILAYDLSKKGEMHKRASNAFESDEEECKLQPHRWNNKRKRSTGKMSRKKEKASVKKLVQLQNPVDKATEIAGKGGLSKCIDSLPQLQMPSEQPELLLEVLLELGNAQDVEPACKDFSRKNQQEHSDGLRESHPPCSSKGNAASCQVPLERPQHEVTIVIADSQEKPHKTSDKPQLLHRVPFIFTEAQGVEPDCKNCTSTNEQEHDDGLQESSPGGTSEANGTSCRMQPEQQEQEVPVVIADSQEQTLIPLQQPQLFHEIRGVITDTQDVGPVCKDWTSTNEEDRDNGLVEASPARNSEGNGTSAHFPSKETQHEGTEDHIVTADAQGARSAVKEFKRADKHNHNDGLTESNQSSYEGNETSCFVPSEQPRYEVPSVTVNRQGAKPIGKEPKRGDDHNHIDCLRESPRRMSAGNGMACHMNYSLDVAGMPGSSSPLSAAASQSHQEAVPMVTIHVKDEGTKDFDPLSVQQAFFANLQSMLYESLEDPPGSSQQPPHTPEQNEALDCLQQCCSMSFEQLMNHDLKHCFLSSINSLLISGYFPESMLGMVTSLQLKFLSNTSLYSRCLENVRMADEENERTKSLMKELAEKNLRFHQINHAMEVTLDMIDKLKKQLREKGEFKDSLREESTLIYQSSLAPHEALCQSIRSSKILGKCKESSRQHMKEIDDSWTKFQIESSKLLERFR, encoded by the exons ATGCCAAGAAAAAAGAGGTTGACCAAGGAAGAAATTTCCGAGAATTGGTGTTATGTTTGCAAGGATGGAGGCAAGCTCAGGCTCTGCGACCACTT GAGGTGTCCAAAAGTTTATCATTCAGAGTGTGTTGACAAAGATGAATCTTTTCTGGTAGCTGAAACTAAGTGGACTTGCA ATTGGCATTTTTGCCATGTTTGCGGAAAAGCCTCAAAGTTTTATTGCCTTTGCTGCCCATCTGCAGTATGTAAAACCTGCCTGTATGATGCTCAGTTTGCAGTGGTTAAACGAAACAAAGGATTTTGTAATTCCTGTTTAGAGCTTGCTTGGCTTATAGAAACAAACAAGGATGTCAAATCCGTTGGG TGCAACATAGACGTGAATCATCCAAAAACAACAGATTACTTCTTTAATGGGTATTGGCagacaataaaacaaaaagaaggcTTAACTTCAAAAAATGTTATCTTAGCATATGACCTGTCGAAGAAGGGTGAGATGCATAAGCGAGCTTCTAATGCATTTGAATCTGACGAAG AAGAATGCAAACTGCAGCCACATCGTTGGAATAATAAAAGGAAGAGATCCACTGGAAAGATGTccaggaagaaagaaaag GCCAGTGTCAAAAAGCTTGTTCAATTGCAGAATCCTGTTGATAAGGCAACTGAGATAGCGGGGAAAGGAGG GCTCTCCAAATGCATCGATAGCCTGCCACAACTTCAGATGCCATCAGAGCAGCCAGAGTTATTACTTGAGGTTCTGTTAGAACTTGGAAATGCACAAGATGTTGAACCTGCTTGCAAGGACTTCTCAAGGAAGAACCAACAAGAACATAGCGATGGCTTGCGAGAATCACACCCACCATGCAGTTCTAAAGGCAATGCAGCTTCTTGCCAGGTGCCATTGGAACGACCACAGCATGAGGTTACTATAGTGATTGCAGACTCACAAGAGAAGCCACACAAGACATCAGATAAGCCACAGTTATTACACAGGGTTCCATTCATATTTACAGAAGCTCAAGGTGTTGAACCTGATTGCAAGAACTGTACAAGTACGAACGAACAAGAGCATGATGATGGCTTACAAGAATCATCTCCTGGAGGAACTTCTGAAGCCAATGGAACTTCTTGCCGCATGCAACCAGAACAACAAGAACAAGAGGTTCCTGTGGTTATTGCCGATTCACAGGAGCAGACACTGATACCATTACAGCAGCCACAGTTATTTCACGAGATTAGAGGGGTAATTACTGATACGCAAGATGTTGGTCCTGTTTGCAAGGACTGGACAAGTACAAACGAAGAAGATCGTGATAATGGCTTGGTAGAAGCATCCCCAGCAAGAAATTCTGAAGGCAATGGAACCTCCGCCCACTTTCCTTCCAAAGAAACACAACACGAGGGTACCGAGGATCACATAGTGACTGCAGACGCACAAGGCGCAAGATCAGCTGTAAAGGAATTTAAGAGAGCAGATAAACACAATCATAATGATGGCTTGACAGAATCAAACCAGAGTTCTTATGAAGGAAATGAAACTTCTTGCTTTGTCCCATCAGAACAACCACGGTATGAGGTTCCTTCAGTAACTGTAAACAGACAAGGTGCCAAACCTATCGGCAAGGAACCTAAGAGAGGAGATGATCACAATCATATTGATTGTTTGAGAGAATCCCCTAGAAGAATGTCTGCAGGCAATGGAATGGCTTGCCACATGAATTATTCACTTGATGTTGCAGGCATGCCAG GTTCGTCATCACCACTCTCAGCTGCTGCGTCTCAGTCTCATCAAGAAGCTGTGCCAATGGTAACAATACATGTTAAGGATGAGGGGACAAAAGACTTTGACCCCTTAAGTGTGCAGCAAGCTTTCTTCGCGAATCTTCAGTCTATGCTTTATGAGTCGCTTGAGGACCCTCCAGGTTCTTCTCAACAGCCACCACACACTCCTGAACAAAACGAGGCTTTGGATTGCTTACAACAGTGCTGTTCCATGAGCTTTGAGCAGCTCATGAATCATGATCTCAAGCATTGCTTTCTTTCCTCCATAAACTCCTTGCTGATATCCGGATACTTCCCTGAAAGCATGCTCGGCATGGTCACTAGTTTACAGTTGAAGTTTCTAAGCAACACAAGCCTATATTCTCGCTGCCTCGAGAATGTCAGGATGGCGGATGAGGAAAATGAACGTACTAAGTCCTTGATGAAAGAATTAGCGGAAAAGAATCTACGCTTTCATCAGATTAATCATGCCATGGAGGTTACACTTGACATGATTGATAAGCTGAAAAAACAGTTAAGAGAGAAAGGGGAATTTAAAGATAGTTTAAGGGAAGAATCCACACTTATTTATCAATCATCATTAGCACCCCACGAGGCCCTTTGTCAATCAATTCGAAGCTCTAAGATACTGGGGAAATGTAAGGAAAGCAGCCGGCAACACATGAAAGAAATTGATGACTCCTGGACCAAGTTTCAAATTGAAAGCTCAAAGCTTCTTGAAAGGTTTCGTTAA